In Vanessa atalanta chromosome 3, ilVanAtal1.2, whole genome shotgun sequence, one genomic interval encodes:
- the LOC125077451 gene encoding piezo-type mechanosensitive ion channel component isoform X1, with amino-acid sequence MQIMHKYYISVLLVRLVLPASLLLGIALRPFGLSLIYLLLYLIAPFPQVPDSKTFRGCRGKYLQLNLVVSALLLLVHAIWHSVLAGFAPYGSLFDDYPIIQTIGFNLGLVSYAGIDPLMAVHYLAPELVVMGTSLAVNLMVRTLLVGSSNDEVIRKDSKHQRFPLLTSAGKYLALLLLMASGIMRPSVTSGIYFLVFMGAATAWAVGKPLERGFAVVSRCVMAIMGVHIAVLLVYQCTWIIDIFPPETDMARYFGLTKLVILNETDSSNFTYEVTDDHMWATLASPLVILFSYFFLAIETRELFKPKAKKKSALTGLEAGKLNGSLVRGVSFHRGSRHAPRDKWRNATKKVRLLRNMSPSKRWSGGRASSVTRQLHQDSTGSVVVPDEESVMEIEEPTLMDDIVAAVVDFFQVLIRSSYIATTITMMAWSIMFHSWLTFVFLMWANIVWLCQDQRSFMLKTSPVLVCYAMLLLIAQYIYGMNLTESELPSNITEVNLHQIGLGREEGEPCVPLLIKSLFTCMFWVTLRQRVQELRRRRHSAVVTDMAAPLHLTVSAAATGVDASREEEKRSRLLVALGEWLRAACARYWIYVVVIMLFVIGITGERMTIFRIIYMFLFLFFILMFQISWYWWRRLMYVFWITVIIYSMINLILIYIYQFDNFSKTIETYLMINERLQHDLGLEPYHRADLFVKLLTPTLFLIITIMQVHYFHKDFMALSDPKTRTNSIAREVDSSRPSQGGTSTMKDDLPPLPLEDRPANEHSDSDTEAEQSIGTSSFNTAARRSMYRKSSRSRSYAARERVSAWRAARAFAWRRCVALRRRLADWTDKAFILLDIHLIKIVFLSLMLLCVFNVCAMHVPIMIIIAPALLLSSRKQRICVLLISTLISVYFMAKMVYQIEYIKHSFFDVNCTKMGENNTLNTTVYNNAEWVGFSKATSKRPLVVLLKGYIGLIAVFTFYSLVTYRQQTLRSMGLLPANKEKIMFPDVTRVDADNNLIHCFKYLVNYGFYKFGVEISLMCLMGVIGSRMDVCAVLYAGWLLALAAARRARLAQLWPAFTACVTALVPLQYMLAVGFVPQLCLRYPWGGNDQQMKHIRTWLFLPYDDEPPHAVKLIFDYFLLLFAARQLRVFRVEKVHGDSYAGGSNSEDIGKDWETPNFVNPVPDFLGYVGSWLDVLKRMVFLGMLWVTLAIMFMTGTNRVNLFSMGYLIGSFIFLWQGTDFYLRPKEAILQWWSWLLRYNVSVVVVKALLQIPGCMFSSVLQEHACWLVQLLGIGCVDKFAGGNIARFLKMQYDKDSMCSVPQEDIGLAWDGVCFAFLILQRRLFHSYYFYRVIDESKATTVLASRGADLIEELRQKQMNIQEEQEVKILEKIKVKMERIKANQKKIQGVMSKEPVHHDAGSGTVSAPVTHRHKARVRTPFKPPASHQKAVRSGDYYMFDEFDDTDVHLKDDESSSDEEAPKTMGFGKLVSTAIKTDVRRAVSLRRASAPAVRTRASSLTFPFSYPRQGRTTTPRSEAVREADVDVKVSEHDRPGPSSELEDFAPQPESESFIDKLKGFLDTTTAFISSILVSLTRHLMKYSRDYRYVSRTLSVEKKRLKEKEGFGIGRREGSQMIWEPLPETLLHHKDVTTLEEQDDSMFKQEKSPIIHLVYALWYAVLAHTDIVCYIMVFINQIQSATILSIPLPLMVFLWGTLTIPRPTKTFWVTLIAYTEVIVLIKSMFQFEILPWNQKAIPANMPFTAPRIIGIERKFNYALYDLLLLLIIFLHRFMLKSLGLWKESTPEVELKEDMEYPLNPSDTQLLVEGRGEEVGRKYLEMHERPTPPAQTETNDISETPKKTVELREPEQTEDHDLEQEPGPSKVIDDDHYKVNDDQEPIIAVATTLEDTYSHYPQVIVLSVKRYLSPTRHFFQRMLAPGARVTADIYAYMFLCDFFNFLVVIFGFAAFGTHQGDGGVQAYLEENKVPIPFLVMLILQFGLIVIDRALYLRKFMLGKILFQYALIIGVHIWMFFVLPFITERTFNALLPPPMWYMVKCVYLLLSAYQIRCGYPRRIIGNFLCKSYHFLNMVCFRGFMAVPFLFELRTLMDWIWTDTSMTFMDWLKMEDIFASVFLLKCSRYVEDEFPQPRGAKKSATSKYLLGGGVLAFVIAIIWFPLVFFAFGNSVGQPNPPTDVTVKIRIGPFLPVYQMSAQSHNIDVFTEQDYTQLSNQYARDRTAQTFLSNYMYNDVAVVTINPNSTMTWQISPPELARLEKEAVSNASLAVKFTYVITHQSNNAQNPPTIDSNREVPLDAYIDGKPNPERETLLKLLADTAKPDTWLNVKMLFPKFLKVFNKGTSKPAYQLMPPISGTEHDDARFYRDVQLRLEREGDSVYWRVREACQPSDYLAAIPMNNCDMLVMYTFNDKLFPETLNFISGGGIIGLYTTFVFLASRVLRGFFSGIYTKIMFDDLPNVDRVLQLCLDIYLVREALELSLEEDLFAKLVFLYRSPETMIKWSRPKEEDSQEQRALPAPN; translated from the exons gtataGCACTGCGGCCATTCGGCCTTTCTCTTATATATTTGCTGCTGTACTTGATAGCGCCGTTTCCACAAGTACCAGATTCCAAAACATTCCgag GCTGCCGAGGCAAATATCTTCAACTCAATCTTGTTGTCTCCGCGTTGCTTTTGCTAGTTCATGCAATATGGCACAGTGTCCTGGCAGGTTTTGCGCCTTATGGTTCTCTTTTCGACGATTATCCGATCATTCAAACGATCGGATTCAACCTCGGTCTTGTATCATATGCGGGAATAGATCCACTTATGGCAGTGCATTATCTTGCACCGgag CTGGTTGTAATGGGCACATCATTAGCAGTGAACTTGATGGTGCGTACCCTTCTTGTTGGATCTTCTAATGATGAAGTTATTAGAAAAGATTCCAAGCATCAGCGGTTTCCTTTGCTCACAAGTGCAG GCAAATATCTCGCACTATTACTTTTAATGGCATCCGGAATAATGCGTCCTAGTGTAACATCAGGGATATATTTCCTGGTGTTTATGGGTGCGGCAACGGCTTGGGCTGTAGGAAAGCCCCTAGAACGTGGGTTCGCCGTGGTGAGCCGCTGTGTCATGGCCATCATGGGCGTCCATATAGCAGTACTTCTTGTTTACCAGTGCACTTGGATCATAGACATTTTTCCACCAGAGACGGATATGGCTAG ataTTTTGGCCTCACAAAACTAGTTATTCTTAACGAAACAGATTCATCGAATTTTACGTATGAAGTGACCGACGACCACATGTGGGCTACTTTGGCTAGTCCCTTAGTGATACTCTTTTCATACTTTTTCCTCGCCATTGAAACACGAGAACTCTTCAAACCAAAG GCGAAGAAAAAGAGTGCTTTAACTGGCCTCGAAGCGGGTAAACTGAACGGTTCTTTGGTGCGCGGCGTGTCCTTCCACCGCGGCAGCAGACACGCGCCGCGCGACAAGTGGAGGAACGCCACGAAGAAAGTTCGC CTCCTTCGTAACATGAGCCCTAGTAAGCGCTGGTCGGGCGGCCGAGCCAGCTCTGTTACGCGTCAACTGCACCAAGACTCCACCGGCTCCGTCGTTGTACCTGATGAAG AATCAGTAATGGAGATAGAGGAGCCAACATTAATGGATGATATTGTGGCTGCAGTCGTTGACTTCTTCCAAGTACTAATCAG atcttCTTACATAGCGACAACGATAACAATGATGGCATGGAGTATAATGTTCCACTCGTGGTTGACATTTGTGTTCCTCATGTGGGCAAATATCGTGTGGTTATGCCAGGATCAGCGATCCTTTATGTTGAAGACTAGTCCCGTGCTGGTTTGCTACGCAATGTTACTGCTTATCGCGCAGTACATCTATGGCATGAATCTTACGGAGAGCGAGCTACCGTCTAATATAACA GAGGTGAATCTGCACCAGATAGGCCTGGGCCGGGAGGAGGGCGAGCCGTGCGTGCCGCTTCTAATCAAGTCGCTGTTCACGTGCATGTTCTGGGTGACGCTGCGCCAGCGCGTGCAGGAGCTGCGGCGCCGTCGACACTCCGCCGTCGTCACCGACATGGCGGCGCCGCTGCACCTCACCGTTTCCGCCGCCGCCACTG GTGTGGACGCTTCTCGTGAAGAGGAGAAACGGTCACGCTTGCTGGTAGCGCTAGGCGAGTGGCTGCGGGCTGCCTGCGCTCGATACTGGATATACGTAGTTGTGATCATGCTCTTCGTGATCGGCATCACGGGCGAGCGAATGACTATCTTCAGGATCATATACATGTTCCTATTCCTGTTCTTCATACTCATGTTccag ATAAGTTGGTACTGGTGGCGTCGTCTGATGTACGTTTTCTGGAtaacagttattatatattcaatgatCAATCTcattctaatttatatataccaatTTGATAATTTCTCGAAGACAATAGAAACTTATTTGATGATTAACGAGAGATT gcaaCATGATTTGGGCTTAGAGCCATATCATCGGGCAGACTTATTCGTAAAACTATTAACGCCTACCTTGTTTCTCATCATTACAATAATGCAGGTGCACTATTTCCATAAGGACTTTATGGCATTATCTGACCCAAAAACGAG GACAAATAGTATAGCTAGAGAAGTAGACTCAAGTAGGCCTAGTCAAGGCGGTACTTCCACTATGAAAGATGAT CTACCACCGCTGCCACTAGAAGATAGACCCGCAAACGAGCACTCCGACAGTGACACTGAAGCGGAGCAGTCTATAGGAACGTCTTCCTTCAATACTGCTGCTCGTCGTTCTATGTACAG GAAGTCGTCGCGCAGCCGCTCGTACGCGGCGCGGGAGCGCGTGTCGGCGTggcgcgcggcgcgcgcgtTCGCGTGGCGGCGCTGCGTCGCGCTGCGGCGCCGGCTGGCCGACTGGACCGACAAGGCCTTCATCTTACTCGACATACATCTTATCAAGATCGTCTTTCTCTCGCTCATGCTGCTCTGTGTCTTTaat GTCTGCGCCATGCACGTtccaataatgataattatcgCACCGGCGCTGTTGCTAAGCTCTCGTAAGCAAAGAATATGCGTATTGTTAATATCTACTCTAATAAGTGTATACTTTATGGCGAAGATGGTCTACCAAATAGAgtatataaaacattcattCTTTGATGTGAACTGTACAAAG ATGGGAGAGAACAATACATTGAATACGACAGTGTATAACAACGCCGAATGGGTTGGGTTCAGTAAGGCGACGTCGAAGCGACCTCTAGTGGTACTCTTAAAGGGCTATATAGGCCTAATCGCTGTTTTCACCTTCTACTCGCTAGTCACATACAGGCAACAAACACTCAG gaGCATGGGTCTCCTACCGGCCAACAAGGAGAAGATAATGTTTCCAGATGTCACCCGCGTAGACGCTGATAATAACCTGATAcattgctttaaatatttagtgaaCTACGGCTTCTACAAGTTCGGAGTCGag ATCTCGCTGATGTGCCTGATGGGCGTGATCGGCTCGCGCATGGACGTGTGCGCCGTGCTGTACGCGGGCTGGCTGCTGGCgctggcggcggcgcggcgcgcgcgcctGGCGCAGCTGTGGCCCGCCTTCACCGCCTGCGTCACGGCGCTCGTGCCGCTGCAGTACATGCTGGCCGTGGGCTTCGTGCCGCAGCTGTGTCTGCGCTACCCTTGGGGCGGCAACGACCAG CAAATGAAACATATCCGTACTTGGCTCTTTTTACCGTACGACGACGAGCCCCCGCATGCGGTGAAGCTCATCTTCGATTATTTCCTGCTTTTGTTCGCGGCGCGCCAGTTGAGGGTGTTCAGAGTGGAAAAAGTCCACGGTGACTCTTACGCAGGCGGTTCCAACAGCGAGGACATCGGCAAAGACTGGGAAACCCCCAACTTTGTTAATCCAGTACCGGACTTTTTAGGATATGTCGG ATCATGGTTAGATGTCTTAAAAAGAATGGTATTTCTGGGCATGTTGTGGGTGACCCTCGCCATTATGTTCATGACGGGCACTAATCGTGTCAATCTGTTTTCGATGGGCTATCTCATCGGTTCTTTCATATTCCTGTGGCAAGGAACAGACTTCTATTTACGTCCAAAGGAAGCAATTTTGCAATG GTGGTCCTGGCTCCTCCGCTACAATGTATCCGTTGTGGTAGTGAAGGCGCTGCTACAAATCCCGGGTTGCATGTTCAGCTCAGTGCTGCAGGAACACGCGTGCTGGCTCGTGCAGCTGCTGGGCATCGGCTGCGTCGACAAGTTCGCCGGCGGGAACATCGCCAGGTTTCTTAAGATGCAGTATGACAAG gaTTCAATGTGTTCAGTTCCTCAAGAAGACATTGGTTTGGCGTGGGATGGAGTTTGTTTCGCTTTCCTGATATTGCAAAGAAGACTTTTCCACAGTTACTATTTCTACAGAGTTATCGATGAAAGCAAAGCTACCACTGTTCTCGCATCTAG AGGTGCGGATTTAATTGAGGAACTTCgtcaaaaacaaatgaacatacAAGAGGAACAAGAAGTAAAGATATTGGAAAAGATTAAAGTTAAAATGGAAAGAATCAAAGCGAATCAGAAGAAAATACAGGGAGTTATGTCAAAGGAACCCGTACACCACGATGCAG GAAGTGGTACCGTTTCCGCGCCAGTCACACATAGGCATAAAG CACGCGTGAGAACTCCGTTTAAGCCGCCCGCCAGCCATCAGAAGG CGGTGCGTTCCGGAGACTACTACATGTTTGATGAATTTGACGATACTGATGTTCATTTGAAAGACGATGAGTCCAGTTCAGACGAAGAAGCACCGAAAACTATGGGTTTCGGGAAG CTGGTGTCGACGGCCATCAAGACGGACGTGCGCCGCGCCGTGTCGCTGCGCCGCGCGTCTGCGCCCGCCGTGCGCACGCGCGCCTCCTCGCTCACCTTTCCCTTCTCCTATCCGCGCCAG GGTCGGACAACTACACCTCGGTCAGAGGCTGTACGGGAAGCAGACGTGGATGTAAAGGTATCAGAGCATGATCGGCCCGGACCTTCATCAGAATTAGAGGATTTTGCACCGCAACCAG AATCGGAGTCGTTCATTGATAAATTAAAGGGATTCTTAGACACCACTACAGCCTTTATATCTAGTATACTTGTATCCTTGACGCGTCACCTAATGAAGTATTCGCGAGATTACAGATACGTTTCGCGTACGTTATCTGTTGAAAAAAAGAGGCTCAAg GAGAAGGAAGGCTTCGGTATCGGTCGACGAGAAGGTTCACAGATGATTTGGGAGCCGCTACCCGAAACGCTGTTGCATCA TAAGGATGTGACGACGTTGGAAGAGCAAGACGACTCGATGTTTAAGCAAGAAAAGTCTCCGATAATACATCTCGTTTATGCATTGTGGTATGCGGTCTTGGCGCATACCGACATAGTTTGTTACATTATGGTGTTCATAAACCAG atCCAGTCGGCAACAATTCTATCCATTCCATTACCTCTTATGGTGTTTTTATGGGGAACTTTGACCATACCGCGACCAACTAAAACCTTTTGGGTTACTCTAATTGCGTACACTGAG GtcatagtattaataaaaagcaTGTTCCAATTCGAAATCTTACCGTGGAACCAAAAAGCCATACCAGCGAACATGCCTTTCACTGCGCCGAGAATTATCGGAATAGAGAGGAAATTCAACTATGCATTATATGACCTACTTCTTctactcattatatttttacatag atttatgttGAAATCGTTGGGCTTGTGGAAGGAATCAACGCCGGAGGTAGAATTAAAAGAGGATATGGAGTATCCCTTGAATCCTTCTGATACCCAATTGTTGGTCGAAGGTCGAGGTGAAGAAGTCGGTCGGAAGTATCTGGAGATGCACGAAAGGCCGACCCC GCCCGCACAAACGGAAACGAATGATATATCTGAAACCCCGAAAAAAACGGTAGAATTAAGAGAACCTGAACAAACGGAAGATCACGACTTAGAACAAGAACCTGGTCCCTCTAAAGTCATAGACGACGATCATTAcaa AGTCAATGACGACCAAGAACCGATAATTGCTGTTGCGACGACGCTAGAAGATACATATAGCCACTATCCTCAAGTAATTGTGTTATC CGTGAAGCGCTACCTGTCGCCCACGCGGCACTTCTTCCAGCGCATGCTGGCGCCGGGCGCGCGCGTCACGGCCGACATCTACGCCTACATGTTTCTCTGCGACTTCTTCAACTTCCTCGTCGTTATATTCGGCTTCGCTGCTTTCGGA ACTCATCAAGGGGACGGCGGGGTGCAGGCTTATCTGGAAGAGAACAAAGTACCGATCCCATTTTTGGTGATGTTGATTCTTCAATTCGGTCTGATCGTGATAGACCGCGCGCTCTACCTGCGCAAGTTCATGCTGGGCAAGATATTATTCCAATACGCACTCATAATCGGCGTGCACATTTGGATGTTCTTCGTATTACCCTTCATCACTGAGAG AACATTCAACGCTCTGTTGCCGCCGCCCATGTGGTACATGGTGAAGTGCGTGTACCTACTGCTGTCCGCGTATCAGATCCGCTGCGGATATCCGCGCCGCATCATCGGCAACTTCCTCTGCAAGTCCTACCACTTCCTCAACATGGTTTGCTTTAGAGG aTTTATGGCTGTGCCTTTCTTGTTCGAGTTACGCACACTGATGGACTGGATCTGGACGGATACATCTATGACGTTCATGGACTGGCTCAAAATGGAAGATATATTCGCCAGTGTTTTCTTACTGAAG TGCTCGCGCTACGTGGAGGACGAGTTCCCGCAGCCGCGCGGCGCCAAGAAGTCGGCGACGTCCAAGTACCTGCTGGGCGGCGGGGTGCTCGCCTTCGTCATCGCCATCATCTGGTTCCCGCTCGTATTCTTCGCCTTCGGAAACTCC gTTGGGCAACCGAATCCACCAACAGACGTTACGGTAAAAATTCGAATCGGACCATTTCTGCCGGTCTACCAGATGTCGGCACAATCGCATAATATAGACGT CTTCACGGAGCAGGACTACACGCAGCTGAGCAACCAGTACGCTCGCGACCGCACGGCGCAGACGTTCCTGTCCAACTACATGTACAACGACGTGGCCGTCGTCACCATCAACCCCAACTCCACCATGACGTGGCAGATCTCACCGCCCGAGCTCGCCCGCCTCGAGAAGGAGGCCGTCTCCA ATGCGTCGCTTGCGGTGAAATTCACATACGTCATCACACATCAGAGCAACAACGCGCAGAACCCGCCCACCATAGACAGCAATCGCGAGGTGCCGCTGGACGCCTACATTGACGGGAAGCCCAACCCCGAGAGGGAGACGCTGCTGAAGCTGCTGGCGGACACCGCAAAGCCCGACACTTg gctAAATGTGAAGATGCTTTTCCCGAAATTCCTAAAAGTCTTCAATAAAGGCACTTCGAAGCCTGCCTACCAATTGATGCCCCCGATATCGGGGACGG AGCACGACGACGCGCGGTTCTACCGCGACGTGCAGTTGCGCCTCGAGCGCGAGGGGGACAGCGTGTACTGGCGCGTGCGGGAGGCCTGCCAGCCGTCC GATTACCTCGCAGCGATTCCGATGAACAACTGTGATATGCTCGTCATGTACACTTTCAATGACAAACTCTTCCCGGAGACTCTCAATTTTATATCAGGAGGAGG AATAATCGGGCTGTACACGACGTTCGTGTTCCTGGCGTCGCGCGTGCTGCGCGGCTTCTTCTCGGGCATCTACACCAAGATCATGTTCGACGACCTGCCCAACGTCGACCGCGTGCTGCAGCTGTGTCTCGACATCTATCTG GTTCGCGAGGCTTTAGAGCTGTCCCTAGAAGAAGACTTATTTGCGAAATTAGTATTCTTGTATCGATCGCCAGAGACCATGATAAAATGGAGTCGACCGAAGGAAGAAGACAGTCAAGAACAAAGAGCACTACCAGCTCCAAACTGA